One window from the genome of Larus michahellis chromosome 23, bLarMic1.1, whole genome shotgun sequence encodes:
- the TMEM259 gene encoding membralin isoform X1 produces MSENQPNANNHHPAHNNGGGGAAGGNNRGVRNPNLNQNPLINVRDRLFHALFFKMAVTYARLFPPSFRRVFEFFVLLKALFVLFILAYIHIAFSRSPINCLEHVRDKWPRDGILRVEIQRNSSRAPIFLQFCGVEKFPGMVVESTAEEEEEEEEEMTVDMFENSSIKFELDIEPKVFLKPSRVSSTEALTRNESQEFSFSEAATKGMQPLRETVSEFEMLARAVWPQEEYIVEYSLEYGFLRLSQSTRQRLSIPVMVVTLDPTRDQCFGDRFSRLLLDEFLGYDDILMSSVKALAENEENKGFLRNVVSGEHYRFVSMWMARTSYLAAFVIMVIFTLSVSMLLRYSHHQIFVFIVDLLQMLEMNMTIAFPAAPLLTVILALVGMEAIMSEFFNDTTTAFYIILIVWLADQYDAICCHTNTSKRHWLRFFYLYHFAFYAYHYRFNGQYSSLALVTSWLFIQHSMIYFFHHYELPAILQQIRIQEMLLQNQQVGQGTQTTLQDNLNNNTTAAPVDVGSRRPHLPAGPSGESSGPAALTPSEATSVIAAATAASVGSDLNWVAETAAIVTEASFLSDLSTTLLEPNVVHEAMANGNPQDAATASGLVARIRVSSDHPETAMGSITIEVTSTSVVAAADVPPAAEAAPAAPLVPLQEEGASVPSPSLPAQTEAVEGADSQAKPSGKNCVANSSVAETPPAAAEDTDQDRRLGRALGDRGQSSPCPAPADSTSSSKPCSEPDLRSLS; encoded by the exons ATGTCCGAGAACCAGCCCAACGCCAACAACCACCACCCGGCCCACAACaacgggggcggcggggccgccgggggcAACAACCGCGGCGTCCGCAATCCCAACCTCAACCAGAACCCCTTGATCAATGTGCGCGACCGCCTCTTCCACGCGCTCTTCTTCAAGATGGCAGTGACCTACGCTCGCCTCTTCCCACCCTCCTTCCGCCGCGTCTTCGAGTTCTTCGTCCTCCTCAAG GCTCTCTTTGTGCTCTTCATCCTGGCTTACATTCACATCGCCTTCTCCCGCTCGCCCATTAACTGCTTGGAGCACGTCCGAGACAAATGGCCACGCGATGGCATCTTGCGGGTGGAAATACAGCGCAACTCAAGCCGAGCCCCCATCTTCCTGCAATTCTGTGGTGTTGAGAAGTTCCCAGGAATGGTAGTTGAATCCacagctgaggaagaggaggaggaagaggaggaaatgacTGTGGATATGTTTGAAAACAGCTCTATCAAG TTTGAGCTGGATATCGAGCCCAAGGTGTTCCTCAAGCCATCCCGGGTGAGCAGCACCGAGGCGCTGACCCGCAACGAAAGCCAGGAATTCTCGTTTAGTGAAGCAGCCACTAAAGGTATGCAGCCTCTGAGGGAGACTGTGTCCGAGTTTGAGATGCTAGCCAGAGCAG TGTGGCCGCAGGAGGAGTACATCGTGGAGTACTCGCTGGAGTACGGGTTTCTGCGCCTGTCCCAGAGCACTCGCCAGCGCCTCAGCATCCCCGTCATGGTGGTGACTTTGG ATCCTACCAGGGATCAGTGCTTCGGGGACAGGTTCAGCCGCCTGTTGCTGGACGAGTTTCTGGGTTATGATGACATCCTCATGTCAAGTGTCAAAGCTTtagctgaaaatgaagaaaacaaag gtttcCTTCGCAATGTGGTGTCTGGGGAGCACTATCGCTTTGTCAGCATGTGGATGGCCAGGACTTCGTATCTGGCAGCCTTTGTCATCATGGTCATATTT ACTCTGTCCGTTTCGATGCTGTTGCGATACTCGCACCATCAGATCTTTGTCTTCATTG TTGACCTGTTACAGATGCTGGAAATGAACATGACAATTGCGTTCCCTGCAGCTCCCCTCCTCACTGTCATTCTGGCTCTAGTAG GTATGGAGGCCATTATGTCTGAATTCTTCAATGACACCACAACTGCGTTTTACATCATCCTGATCGTCTGGCTGGCTGACCAATACGATGCCATCTGTTGCCACACCAATACGAGCAAGAGGCATTGGCTCAG GTTCTTCTATCTGTACCACTTTGCCTTCTATGCTTACCACTATCGATTCAACGGGCAGTACAGCAGCCTGGCTCTCGTCACCTCCTGGCTTTTCATCCAG CATTCGATGATTTACTTCTTCCATCACTATGAGCTGCCAGCCATCCTCCAGCAGATCAGGatccaggagatgctgctgcagaaCCAGCAGGTGGGCCAGGGGACGCAGACCACGCTCCAAGACAACCTCAACAACAACACTACAGCTGCCCCCGTGGATGTGGGGAGCCGCCGGCCCCACCTGCCCGCCGGGCCCTCCGGGGAGAGCAGTGGCCCGGCTGCCCTGACTCCCAGCGAGGCCACCAGCGTCATCGCCGCTGCCACAGCGGCTTCTGTGGGCAGCGATCTGAACTGGGTGGCCGAGACAGCCGCCATCGTCACAGAAGCCTCGTTTCTCTCTGACCTGAGCACTACCCTCCTGGAGCCAAATGTGGTGCACGAAGCCATGGCCAACGGGAACCCTCAGGATGCCGCCACCGCCTCCGGTTTGGTTGCCCGCATCAGGGTCAGCAGCGACCACCCGGAGACGGCCATGGGCTCCATCACCATTGAAGTCACTTCAACATCTGTGGTGGCTGCAGCAGATGTTCCCCCTGCCGCAGAGGCGGCACCGGCTGCGCCCCTCGTCCcgctgcaggaggagggggcctccgtccccagcccttcccttcctgcgCAGACTGAGGCTGTCGAGGGCGCAGACAGCCAAGCAAAGCCTAGCGGCAAGAACTGTGTTGCAAACAGCAGCGTGGCAGAGACCCCTCCAGCCGCTGCAGAGGACACTGATCAGGACAGACGCTTGGGTCGCGCTCTCGGGGACCGGGGGCAAAGCAGCCCGTGCCCAGCACCAGCGGATAGTACGTCGAGCTCCAAACCGTGCTCGGAGCCAGACTTGCGGAGCCTGTCTTGA
- the GRIN3B gene encoding glutamate receptor ionotropic, NMDA 3B, whose product MAGLRALWLLTAAALGAAGGHPQPCRVLARTGPAVRLGALLPPAPPARARLRAALARAAGTGPGEGGDPGSGGAALPYNLSLEVVAGAPAARDPGSLARWLCGALVVRGVAAVLALPRSRRELLQLDFLAAALQIPFLSLLDTRGPLPFRAQSPFHFHMERQSSLETLVDVLASVLQANDWQETNLVLCHPWDVAGFLGLWARRSQLFLRTILDLGYLDEPGATSHLQQHGERFRTLSSPVLVLGCDLRRARLIFQAVEESGLAPQEFHWMLGSPLSAGELQTEGLPLGLLAYGEVSRPPLELFVQDAVELVSRAIASAARVRPDLALLQTMVNCNDRRRAGSESSGLFLSRFMANTSFHGRTGTIRVENATLVRPEQQFRVWSLRRDSRGEPTWVTVGTWQRGNLELEEGAWQSHRQRASPGEGPRVKLRVVTLVEHPFVFTREVDEDGSCPAGQLCLDPGTNDSAVLDALFEELGAENGSVPRAYKKCCYGYCIDLLEKLAEDMPFDFELYIVGDGKYGAWKNGRWTGLVGDLLSGTAHMAVTSFSINSARSKVIDFTSPFFSTSLGILVRTKDTASPIGAFMWPLHWTMWVGIFVALHMTALFLTLYEWKSPYGMTPHGRNRMKIFSYSSALNLCYAILFGRTVSSKTPKCCTGRFLMNLWAIFCLLVLSSYTANLAAVMVGDKTFEELSGIHDPKLHHPSQGFRFGTVWESSAEEYIKKSFPEMHEYMRRYNVPTTPAGVTMLKTEPPKLNAFIMDKSLLDYEVSIDSDCKLLTVGKPFAIEGYGIGLPQNSPLTSNISEFISRYKSAGFIDLLHDKWYKMVPCGKRVFAVTETLQMGIYHFSGLFVLLCIGLSGSLLTSLGEHVFYRLVLPRIKRKKKFNYWLHTSQKIHRALNTGTEEQSGRRLSLEQRCDLQPRRAPAAGPPWGALRKEARRVRFQLDKTPPEEVGSLRHPGNGRALQPPERAAGESELRQLEEKIQEMRDQLRAALARKSELVAALGTAKSSRALPAPSVTEEPREER is encoded by the exons ATGGCGGGGCTGCGGGCGCTCTGGCTGCTgacggcggcggcgctgggggcggcgggggggcaccCGCAGCCCTGCCGCGTCCTGgcccgcaccggccccgccgtGCGCCTCGGGGCCCtgctgccgcccgccccccccgcccgcgcccgGCTCCGCGCCGCGCTGGCCAGAGCCGCCGGgaccggccccggggaggggggggatccCGGCTCCGGGGGGGCGGCGCTGCCCTACAACCTCAGCCTGGAGGTGGTGGCGGGCGCCCCGGCGGCGCGGGACCCGGGCTCGCTGGCGCGGTGGCTTTGCGGGGCGCTGGTGGTGCGGGGGGTGGCCGCCGTCCTGGcgctgccccgctcccgccgggagctgctgcagctggattTCCTCGCCGCCGCCCTCCAGATCCCCTTCCTCAGCCTCCTCGACACCCGCGGGCCGCTGCCCTTCCGAGCGCAG AGCCCTTTCCACTTCCACATGGAGCGGCAGAGCTCGCTGGAGACGCTGGTGGACGTGCTGGCGAGCGTCCTGCAGGCCAACGACTGGCAGGAGACCAACCTGGTGCTCTGCCACCCCTGGGACGTCGCCGGCTTCCTCGGCCTCTGGGCCCGACGCTCCCAACTCTTCCTCCGCACCATCCTGGACCTCGGCTACTTGGACGAGCCTGGGGCCAccagccacctccagcagcacggCGAGCGCTTCAGGACCCTCTCCAGCCCCGTGCTGGTGCTCGGCTGCGACCTGCGGCGCGCTCGGCTCATCTTCCAGGCGGTGGAGGAGTCGGGGCTGGCCCCGCAGGAGTTTCACTGGATGCTGGGCTCCCCGCTCAGCGCCGGCGAGCTGCAGACCGAGGGGctgcccctggggctgctggcctACGGGGAGGTCAGCCGGCCGCCGCTGGAGCTCTTTGTCCAGGACGCGGTGGAGCTGGTGTCCCGGGCCATCGCCAGCGCCGCCCGCGTCCGCCCCgacctggctctgctgcagacgATGGTGAACTGCAACGACAGGCGCCGGGCGGGCAGCGAGTCCTCGGGGCTCTTCCTCTCCCG GTTCATGGCCAACACGTCCTTCCACGGCCGGACGGGGACCATACGGGTGGAGAACGCGACGCTGGTGCGTCCGGAGCAGCAGTTCCGCGTCTGGAGCCTGCGGCGGGACTCGCGGGGGGAGCCCACCTGGGTGacggtgggcacctggcagcgcGGCaacctggagctggaggagggcgCGTGGCAGAGCCACCGCCAGCGCGCCAGCCCCGGCGAGGGTCCCCGCGTGAAGCTGCGGGTGGTGACGCTGGTGGAGCATCCCTTCGTCTTCACCAGGGAGGTGGACGAGGACGGGAGCTGCCCggctgggcagctctgcctggaCCCTGGCACCAACGACTCGGCCGTGCTGGACGCCCTCTTCGAGGAGCTCGGTGCCGAGAACGGCTCGGTGCCGCGGGCGTACAAGAAGTGCTGCTACGGGTACTGCATCGACCTGCTGGAGAAGCTGGCCGAGGACATGCCCTTTGACTTTGAGCTCTACATCGTGGGCGATGGGAAATACGGGGCGTGGAAGAACGGGCGCTGGACGGGGCTGGTGGGGGACCTGCTCAGCGGCACGGCCCACATGGCCGTCACCTCCTTCAGCATCAACTCGGCGCGGAGCAAAGTCATTGACTTCACCAGCCCCTTCTTCTCCACCAGCCTGGGCATCCTGGTGAGGACGAAGGACACGGCGTCGCCCATCGGGGCCTTCATGTGGCCCTTGCACTGGACCATGTGGGTGGGCATCTTCGTGGCCCTGCACATGACGGCACTCTTCCTCACCCTCTACGAGTGGAAGAGCCCTTACGGCATGACCCCCCACGGCCGCAACCGCATGAAGATCTTCTCCTACTCTTCAGCCCTCAACCTCTGCTACGCCATCCTCTTTGGGCGCACCGTGTCCAGCAAGACCCCCAAGTGCTGCACTGGCCGCTTCCTCATGAACCTCTGGGCCATCTTCTGCCTCCTGGTGCTCTCCAGCTACACGGCCAACCTCGCGGCCGTCATGGTGGGGGACAAAACCTTCGAGGAGCTCTCGGGCATCCACGACCCAAAG CTGCATCACCCCTCGCAGGGCTTCCGCTTCGGCACGGTGTGGGAGAGCAGCGCCGAGGAGTACATCAAGAAGAGCTTCCCCGAGATGCACGAGTACATGCGGCGCTACAACGTCCCCACCACCCCCGCCGGCGTCACCATGCTCAa GACGGAGCCCCCCAAGCTCAACGCCTTCATCATGGACAAGTCGCTGCTGGACTACGAGGTCTCCATCGACTCCGACTGCAAACTCCTCACCGTGGGCAAACCCTTCGCCATTgaag GTTACGGCATCGGCCTCCCCCAGAACTCGCCGCTGACCTCCAACATCTCCGAGTTCATCAGCCGCTACAAGTCGGCCGGTTTCATCGACCTCCTGCACGACAAGTGGTACAAGATGGTGCCCTGCGGCAAACGCGTCTTCGCCGTCACGGAG ACCCTGCAGatgggcatctaccacttctcggGGCTCTTCGTGCTGCTCTGCATCGGGCTCAGCGGCTCCCTGCTCACCTCGCTGGGGGAGCACGTCTTCTACCGCCTCGTCCTGCCCCGCATCAAGCGCAAGAAGAAATTCAACTACTGGCTGCACACCAGCCAG aaAATCCACCGGGCTCTGAACACGGGCACGGAGGAGCAGAGCGGCCGGCGGCTGAGCTTGGAGCAGag GTGCGACCTCCAGCCCAGGCGGGCGCCGGCAGCGGGGCCTCCCTGGGGCGCCCTGCGGAAGGAGGCACGGAGGGTGCGCTTCCAGCTGGACAAAACCCCCCCCGAGGAGGTGGGGTCCCTGCGACACCCCGGGAACGGGCGGGCGCTGCAGCCCCCGGAGAGGGCGGCCGGGGAGAGCGAGCTGcggcagctggaggagaagaTCCAGGAGATGCGGGACCAGCTGCGGGCAGCCTTGGCGAGGAAGAGCGAGCTGGTGGCCGCGCTGGGCACGGCAAAGAGCAGCCGGGCACTGCCCGCCCCGTCGGTCACCGAGGAGCCCCGGGAAGAGAGGTGA
- the TMEM259 gene encoding membralin isoform X2: MSENQPNANNHHPAHNNGGGGAAGGNNRGVRNPNLNQNPLINVRDRLFHALFFKMAVTYARLFPPSFRRVFEFFVLLKALFVLFILAYIHIAFSRSPINCLEHVRDKWPRDGILRVEIQRNSSRAPIFLQFCGVEKFPGMVVESTAEEEEEEEEEMTVDMFENSSIKFELDIEPKVFLKPSRVSSTEALTRNESQEFSFSEAATKVWPQEEYIVEYSLEYGFLRLSQSTRQRLSIPVMVVTLDPTRDQCFGDRFSRLLLDEFLGYDDILMSSVKALAENEENKGFLRNVVSGEHYRFVSMWMARTSYLAAFVIMVIFTLSVSMLLRYSHHQIFVFIVDLLQMLEMNMTIAFPAAPLLTVILALVGMEAIMSEFFNDTTTAFYIILIVWLADQYDAICCHTNTSKRHWLRFFYLYHFAFYAYHYRFNGQYSSLALVTSWLFIQHSMIYFFHHYELPAILQQIRIQEMLLQNQQVGQGTQTTLQDNLNNNTTAAPVDVGSRRPHLPAGPSGESSGPAALTPSEATSVIAAATAASVGSDLNWVAETAAIVTEASFLSDLSTTLLEPNVVHEAMANGNPQDAATASGLVARIRVSSDHPETAMGSITIEVTSTSVVAAADVPPAAEAAPAAPLVPLQEEGASVPSPSLPAQTEAVEGADSQAKPSGKNCVANSSVAETPPAAAEDTDQDRRLGRALGDRGQSSPCPAPADSTSSSKPCSEPDLRSLS, from the exons ATGTCCGAGAACCAGCCCAACGCCAACAACCACCACCCGGCCCACAACaacgggggcggcggggccgccgggggcAACAACCGCGGCGTCCGCAATCCCAACCTCAACCAGAACCCCTTGATCAATGTGCGCGACCGCCTCTTCCACGCGCTCTTCTTCAAGATGGCAGTGACCTACGCTCGCCTCTTCCCACCCTCCTTCCGCCGCGTCTTCGAGTTCTTCGTCCTCCTCAAG GCTCTCTTTGTGCTCTTCATCCTGGCTTACATTCACATCGCCTTCTCCCGCTCGCCCATTAACTGCTTGGAGCACGTCCGAGACAAATGGCCACGCGATGGCATCTTGCGGGTGGAAATACAGCGCAACTCAAGCCGAGCCCCCATCTTCCTGCAATTCTGTGGTGTTGAGAAGTTCCCAGGAATGGTAGTTGAATCCacagctgaggaagaggaggaggaagaggaggaaatgacTGTGGATATGTTTGAAAACAGCTCTATCAAG TTTGAGCTGGATATCGAGCCCAAGGTGTTCCTCAAGCCATCCCGGGTGAGCAGCACCGAGGCGCTGACCCGCAACGAAAGCCAGGAATTCTCGTTTAGTGAAGCAGCCACTAAAG TGTGGCCGCAGGAGGAGTACATCGTGGAGTACTCGCTGGAGTACGGGTTTCTGCGCCTGTCCCAGAGCACTCGCCAGCGCCTCAGCATCCCCGTCATGGTGGTGACTTTGG ATCCTACCAGGGATCAGTGCTTCGGGGACAGGTTCAGCCGCCTGTTGCTGGACGAGTTTCTGGGTTATGATGACATCCTCATGTCAAGTGTCAAAGCTTtagctgaaaatgaagaaaacaaag gtttcCTTCGCAATGTGGTGTCTGGGGAGCACTATCGCTTTGTCAGCATGTGGATGGCCAGGACTTCGTATCTGGCAGCCTTTGTCATCATGGTCATATTT ACTCTGTCCGTTTCGATGCTGTTGCGATACTCGCACCATCAGATCTTTGTCTTCATTG TTGACCTGTTACAGATGCTGGAAATGAACATGACAATTGCGTTCCCTGCAGCTCCCCTCCTCACTGTCATTCTGGCTCTAGTAG GTATGGAGGCCATTATGTCTGAATTCTTCAATGACACCACAACTGCGTTTTACATCATCCTGATCGTCTGGCTGGCTGACCAATACGATGCCATCTGTTGCCACACCAATACGAGCAAGAGGCATTGGCTCAG GTTCTTCTATCTGTACCACTTTGCCTTCTATGCTTACCACTATCGATTCAACGGGCAGTACAGCAGCCTGGCTCTCGTCACCTCCTGGCTTTTCATCCAG CATTCGATGATTTACTTCTTCCATCACTATGAGCTGCCAGCCATCCTCCAGCAGATCAGGatccaggagatgctgctgcagaaCCAGCAGGTGGGCCAGGGGACGCAGACCACGCTCCAAGACAACCTCAACAACAACACTACAGCTGCCCCCGTGGATGTGGGGAGCCGCCGGCCCCACCTGCCCGCCGGGCCCTCCGGGGAGAGCAGTGGCCCGGCTGCCCTGACTCCCAGCGAGGCCACCAGCGTCATCGCCGCTGCCACAGCGGCTTCTGTGGGCAGCGATCTGAACTGGGTGGCCGAGACAGCCGCCATCGTCACAGAAGCCTCGTTTCTCTCTGACCTGAGCACTACCCTCCTGGAGCCAAATGTGGTGCACGAAGCCATGGCCAACGGGAACCCTCAGGATGCCGCCACCGCCTCCGGTTTGGTTGCCCGCATCAGGGTCAGCAGCGACCACCCGGAGACGGCCATGGGCTCCATCACCATTGAAGTCACTTCAACATCTGTGGTGGCTGCAGCAGATGTTCCCCCTGCCGCAGAGGCGGCACCGGCTGCGCCCCTCGTCCcgctgcaggaggagggggcctccgtccccagcccttcccttcctgcgCAGACTGAGGCTGTCGAGGGCGCAGACAGCCAAGCAAAGCCTAGCGGCAAGAACTGTGTTGCAAACAGCAGCGTGGCAGAGACCCCTCCAGCCGCTGCAGAGGACACTGATCAGGACAGACGCTTGGGTCGCGCTCTCGGGGACCGGGGGCAAAGCAGCCCGTGCCCAGCACCAGCGGATAGTACGTCGAGCTCCAAACCGTGCTCGGAGCCAGACTTGCGGAGCCTGTCTTGA